Part of the Candoia aspera isolate rCanAsp1 chromosome 1, rCanAsp1.hap2, whole genome shotgun sequence genome, AAAGCGAGCTTCCAGTCAATGCCTGCATCCTTTACATCTAAGAGGCTGAGCTAACCTCATGGAGCAGTTTCATACTCCACCCCCTTTATTACAGGCACATTGTTCTCCATGTGGTGAATCGGCTTGCTTTGTGTTGAGTGGTGGGGCTGTTGACAAGGCTGCTGTGTGTGCCTTGCTCACCagctgagggagggagggtaaGAAGACAATGATCCAGAGAAGGCTGAATATTTCAGCAACACCCCCGAGATAGCCATGAGCCAGCCGCCTAGCGGAGGCAGCGCTGCAACAGTCTCTCCTCGTCTGCTTCCagagggcagcagcagcagcagcagccgaaaTAAGCAGCCGCGTGCATTCTCTCCAGGTAGACCCAAGGAGTCTTTTGTCCGCCAGCCCTTGCCAGCTGCTAATACATCCCGTTtcgcagcagcagctgcagttcCTGTTTCAAAAGCAAGCTCTGCCCGGCAGCAGCTACTGCAGCAGCCACCACCAGGGCAGAGAACTAGCCGGGTTAAGGGCGGAGGAGCAGAAGGAGATAAGCTGCCCCTGCCAGCTACACCAGCAAGGGGCACAGCGCAGTTGGGAACTGTCCACGCTGGGGATGGTGCTGAAGCGCAGCCTGCCTCATTCCTGGTCTCGGTGGGAGGGTGTCCCAGGCCAAATCCAGGGCCTGCAGTGGAAGCACGAGAGGCACCTCCCAAAGACACCGAGCTCACAACTCCTAGGGCTGGAGAGCAGCAACTTGTACCTGGAGGGAAGGTGGAAAGGGTGGGCAGTTTTGTGCTTTCTCAGCTGCCATCCAAGAGCTGGAACAGGGGTAAAACAGGCAAGCCTTTGCCAAAGAGTGCAGGGGAggcaacttcagcttcttcgtcATCTTGTGGTTCAGGGAAAGGCCAGGCTCTGTCAGTGAGCAATGGCAATTACTGGAAAGAAGGATGCCTGCAAAATGAGCTCATCCAGTTCCATCTCAGGAAAGGGTTAGCAGCAACCCAGATGCAAAACAAAGGTAACAGCCAGGCTAATGGCAGTGTGGGCACTTCGCCCTCCTCGACATCCTCATCCATAGTGTTGCCTGGAACTGAAGGTAGCAATGGCCTCAGTGGGACTCCGGAAGGCAACTTGACCCAGGACTCCCAGCAGCAGGAGCTGCAGGAGGAGATGGAGAAActggaggaggagaatgaaaaCCTCAAGGTGAGCAAAAGATACAGAAGGGAAGGAATAATGGGGGTGTCCCTCAGGTCCAGCGTATATGTGCACAGGCTGGTGGTGTTTTAGTCTGTTCCacagaagaaaggagaaggaatgCTAATGGTGAACTCTGCTTTGAGGAGACCAGGTTGACCGTCAAGATATCTATTGCTTTGTCTCCCTGGTTTaagaaaagggtgggggagtgcaCAAACCCTTGGCCATAATCTTTCGTGTAAACATGATATAGTACTTCCCTTCTCagggaggattttttttatatttcaccTTATATCCTAGTGGATAACCTCCAACTTGTTTTTCCTGTTGTTGACAGGAAAAACACTGAGTTGACTGTAGGTATATAAGTTAATATAAGTTAATATGAAAGATACCAACACAGTTACATAAGAACTATGGGTAACCATAGTTATTGCCATATAGCCATATTAGCATATCTTGTGTTCCTTATCAGTGTGACCTGATGTCATTTTGTGTTTTGCTATCTGTTCCTTCTGAATGTGTGTCAGAATGAAATAGATGAACTTAGAACTGAAATGGATGAGATGAGGGACAGCTTTTTTGAAGAGGATGCTTGCCAGCTTCAGGAAGTACGCCATGAATTGGAGAGAGCCAACAAAAACTGCAGAATTCTTCAGTATCGTCTTCGAAAAGCAGAGCGGAAGAAGCTGCGCTATGCACAGACAGGGGAAATTGATGGAGAACTTCTCCGTAGCTTGGAACAGGATTTAAAGGTAATTTGGGGACAGAAGATGGGAAACTACTGAGAAGAACAATCAGGTTGTGATACCTTTGGTTATCCTCACCTTTTGAGTGAAGGCTAAGGTAGCTTAAGTCTGAGCTGCCTTGTGGTTTTGACAACTGAAATTTAATGACCCAAGTCATTAGGTAAGCAAACTGGTACTCTCCTGGTGTTTTGGACATTTCTCATCAACCTGAGCCAACATGATTTGTCGATTGCGAGAGTCATAGTACAAAACATCTATCGGTCATCAGAAAGACATGTCGCTCATGAAAATTCTAACCCCCAATGCTcaattggattttttccccctattccATTATTTAGAAGTCGCTAGGGAGTCACTAGAAATCACATTCCAGGTGATTTACACTCCATTGATTGACAGATATTTCACTGGCCTCTGTATAAAATTACCACCTtagaacttatttttattttatttttattttatttacagcaaATGTATCTAGAAGACAAATGCCacataccatttttttctttcagttgaaACTGGAAAATGTATATAACATCCCAGTTAATGTTATAATCCCAGTATAAGTGTAGAGATCCTCAGAGATGGATCTCTCTGAAACTATGCAAAAATagttgcaaaaacaaaagcatggtTTAAGTCTGGGAAATAGAAAGTGTGATAAAGAAGCTCAGACTGACTCCATCCTAATTcagtggggtataagagggaggggagggaagggaaaatacaaCCCAGCTTTCAAGATTCCTTTACTATGGCTTACAGtatatcaataaagtatagttccaaTTAAActtgtggagttggtttcctgacatggcctatcttgaagggctgacagtaggAGATAAATGACTTACTCTGGTAGTATGATAtacagtattgttttctgttttatcttCAGTTTCTTTAAATCAAATCTATATCATACCTTGTGTTTACATAATGTGTGAATACGTTATGAGAGATCTTATAGTGGCATAGTCATGCGGTGTAATAATCTTTATCCTGTTTATTAATAGTTCATAGAGAATTTCTATAAGAATGGATCAGTCTTACTGTTGTTGCTTTCCAGTAAATACTAAGGTTGCTTCCAACCAACCTTTTTCCTTTGAGATGTACTATTTAGGAAAAAGGATATTAAAGCCACAAATCTTTGCATCCCAACTTGGGAGAAAGACATATTAAAAGTGAGGTTTATGAGGCATTTGGCTGTGCTATAAATAAGCAAATTAATTACCTAATGTTTGAGCTGGTAGCAGGATGCTAATAGAAGAATTGCCCGGGtcgaaatatgaaatataattggATTGTATTTAATGATGATgcttatcattttcattttcccatAATGCCTTGGGGATCCTGGTGGAGCAATGAAGCCATGCTCTAGTGCAGCCTTCAGTAGCTTGGGCACCTTCCAGATATGTGAATGTCCATGGTGGTTGGAAAATTCTGAGATTTGAAGTTTACACCTCtggactggggaaggctgctctgggTGTATAATATCAGGGTTCGAGAGAAACTATGACTGATGCCAGCAATGTTTATTAGCTGGGGAGCAGGGAAATATAGAGAATAGTTCTTCAAAGAGCTTGGATAATTCACCAGTGCTCAATACTTCACAGCTGGCATGAAAGTGCTAATTTGGTAATCATTGATCAGCCAGTCCCTTAATAAgccaattaaaatatattgtctTCATGTGTTAACTTGAATGGCAAGGATATAATTTCACTGAGAAAAATCTCACGTAAGACTTCCCAGTCTTTATGCCAGTTTTTGGCTGGATTGGGCCCATGATTCTAGAGATCAAAGAATTAGTCTTTGACTGGGAGTTCTATCCATTGTATTGTTGCTGAGTATCAGAATAGATCACACTGTCTGGAAATCCTCAAGAGTAAACTGGAGTACCTGAAGTGACCGTAATCACACTCATTTTCTTATTAGGAAGAACAGTTTATTCAGTATTTAATGGAACGGATATAAGTTGTCACAACACACCTCTAAACTCTCGTGAGCATAGTAAGCTCTACTATGAAAGTTATTTTCCTGTCTGAAAATGTCAAGTGTCCTTCCATGTAGGTGGCAAAAGATGTTTCAGTAAGGCTTCATCATGAGCTGGAAAACGTGGAAGAAAAGCGCTCCACCACAgaagatgaaaatgaaaagtTAAGGCAGAAGCTGATAGAAGCTGAGATTGCTAAACATGCTCTCCAGAATGAGTTTGACAAGATGAAAGAGGTCAGTGCCAAGCTGCTCTTCAGCTGGGCGCCGGGCAGAATTGGCTGAGGAGGGATAGGTACAGCAAGGGGCTCCCCGTGCCTCCTGCCTCTTCTCTGACTGCACTGGTTAGGACTGCTCTGTGGGTGAAATGCAGCTTTGCTTTTAAGACTGGTTATTACTTTATCATGGTAAACCTGCAGATCTGGGAGATGATTATTTCAGATTTGATCTCTTTATTGAATAGAATTGGATTGAAGGCAGTACCTAATTCATCATGTTTGGAAAGGGTATTTGGTGTATTTGTGAACTATTTTTAATCTTCAGGGTGTTCCTTGCTATTGCATTTAGATCAATAAGATCAAGGATATTATGTTACATTAATTGAATTATTCTGTCCTGGGAGTGTTCCAAAATAATCATCTCTGGACGATGaagacaaaaatattatttaaaaaagctGGGAATTTTTGTGTGGTTTGAATGGTGGTTTAATAAACTTGGATAGCATGCACCTactaaaatattttctatatctgctctttcttttacaacagtccatgaaaagaagaggaagcaaagatttgcagaaatcagaaaaaagatCACAGCAGATGTCTGCTGAGGTGATATACAATATTTTTCTCTGTCCCATAGCACAATGCAGTAAACTATGTGACCGTTTTAGTGATGGAATACATGATTGCAAACCTTTCCATAGTCGACAGTGTGAAAACCAGGGCCCTTTTTTTATGAAACTCATTTACCAGACTAGGACACAAATTATTATGTCTCTGTAGATGGCAAAGAATGCAACTTAACAAACACTTGAGTCACACTCTTTGTTGCAAATATGGAAATCACATCAGTTACATCACAACACCCTTCCCAGCACCTACATTATGCTTCCAATCTGTTAGTCTGTGTTTCATGGTTAAATACAGGGGAGTTCTGGCctctacatttttaaattttaagtcTGAAATATTATCCTGATCAATACCTCCACTACTGTATTACCTGAAAAGATGTCACCAACCTTGTTCCCATTTCAACATCCTTTGTCCTAATGATGCCAGAAGACAAAATCTCTTTCTTGAGGGCTGAACTATTCCTAATGGCCAAATCTCAAGGCTACTTCAcatgttacatttttaaagttgCATTCTTCCATTTGAAATGCAATGCATGAATGCAACAAATACAGGCATTTGTGTAATACAAGTAGCTCCTGTTGATTGAACAAAAATAAAGTTTCCTTTGATTTGAAATCACTGGTGATTTTGCAGGCACATCCATGAAGGTTTTTTGTCAATCAcgtggaagtggtttgtcatttcctttttctgggatgtgtttttcaacttcccaatctagtttacagccttgggatttcctagtggtctcctggGCAAGTAACACTCAGGTcagactctgcttagcttttgagccaGACAAAGAGAGTCAggtgttgccacctgctgagacattGATTGGCAAGTATAATAGGGGTAATAACTTGTAATAGAAATGTTACTGTGACTtgttactttgttttattttgctgagcGTTATTTCACACTGATTGCCCTGGCTTTGAAATGTTGTATTTCTAATGTATCTGATTCTGAACAGATTTAATGACAGATTTTGCATTTACAAGTATTGCACAAATATGTGGCCTTTGAAAAAAGGGTTGAAGTTTTCTCTCCCTTAAACATTATGGGGAAATTCCAGTGAAGTTTATTGGGGCAGGtattctatatacagtattagtACTTCGTTCTGCTGAATGGTCAGTTGGCATCCCTATGTGTATGTAATGTAACTGGGGGATATTCTTTTTCTGCCTAAGGAGGACAATGAAGATCTAAAGTGCCAGTTGCAGTTTATCAAAGAGGAGGCTGCTCTGATGAGGAAAAAATTAGCCAAAGTTGATAAGGAAAAGGACAGATTTGAGCATGATCTGCAGAAGTATCGGTCATTTTATGGTGATCTAGACAGTCCCCTTCCAAAAGGGGAAGCAGGAGGCCCACCTACCACAAGAGAAGCAGAACTCAAGCTCCGTCTGAGGTTAGTAGAGGAAGAAGCCAATATCCTTGGAAGGAAAATAGTGGAACTGGAAGTAGAAAACAGAGGGCTGAAAGCAGAGCTTGATGACTTAAGAGGAGATGATTTCTCAGGGGCAGCCAATCCCCTCATGGGGGATCAGAACGAATCTCTGTCAGAGTTACGGCAGCATCTGCAGTTAGTTGAAGATGAGACTGAACTATTGAGGAGGAACTTAGCTGATGCAGATGAACAAAACAAACGTGTCACAGCAGAGCtgaacaaatacaaatacaagacCGGGACTCATGATAATTCAAGACACCATGACAGTCCCAAGACCGAAATGCTTCAAGAAGAACTGAAGGCTGCCCGCATGCAAATTAATGAACTCAGTGGCAAAGTCATGCAGCTCCAATATGAGAACAGGATACTGATGTCCAACATGCAGCGCTATGATTTGGCCTCTCATTTGGGGATCCGAGGGAGTCCCAGGGACAGCGATGCTGAAAGTGaggcagggaagaaagaaagtgATGAGGATTCTCGTCCCCCCCACCGCAAAAGAGAAGGGCCCATTGGTGGGGAGAGTGATTCAGAGGAGGTCCGCAACATCCGTTGCTTGACCCCCACGAGGTCCTTCTATCCAACATCAGTAGGATGGCAGAAAAGCTTTACTGACCGGCAGCAAACCAAGGACATCCGCTGTGAAGCAGAACGCCTGGGCAAGACCGTAGACCGCTTGATTTCTGACACCAGCACTATCATAACTGAGGCAAGAATCTATGTGGCAAATGGGGACCTGTTTCGACTtctggatggtgaagatgatggaagtaGGATACGGGAACATGAACTTCTTTATCGGATCAATGCCCAGATGAAGGCGTTTAGGAAAGAGCTCCAGGCCTTTATTGACAGGCTAGAAGTTCCAAAGTCTTCAGATGATCGAAGTACAGATGAACCTTTGTCAGTGAGTCAGGTAGATTTTTATTTAGTAAAGCCATTGAGGAAAAAGTATTTGAGCCCAAGATAAGGGGTGGATACTTAAGCTACTTCCTTGTGGCTATGTGAGATGAAGAGGGCATCATTTAATTTCTATGACTGCAATTTAAATTTCCCAGATTGTTGTTCTAATATTGGGTTCTTAGGAGAGGAAGACATTATTAGATACTTACCTAATAAGAGCTCTCTGGGTTGGTTAAAAAGTTGAATAGTAGATAGTCATCTGTctagtttttttttcattcaccCATATTATTAATGGGTTTATAAAACTTAAACAGCTAGAAAAAAAGACAGTTTAAAATcctaaattaaaaagtaaaatacagaataaatagcATGGGAAAGATAAAGTTCCAAGGTTCTCTTCCTGTTCTCCTTATTTTGTTGCCCCTTTTAGAGTGGTTTGATTGCCTGCCTTTTTCTTTGGCTAAGAGAGGGAAGAGGATGGCTGAGAGAGGAAGGAACTGCAGCCAGCTGCCCAGACAATCTTTATTGTGGCAAATAAGCAAAACTAGGAATGGTGAGAAAAAGCAAAACTGGCAAACATTGAACTGTTTGAGTCAGTccactttttaatttattcagttaaTTCTATTTATAGCCCATCCTTTTGTGCTGGGATGGGTGGCCACCAGGGAACCATCCTGGCTATAAGATAAACTGGGAAGAccaaaaaaatatcccaaaagaaGGGAGGGGTGAACCAGTCTTATATTGTTGgcaagaaaataacatttctatGAAGTTCAGGAGTAGCTCTTGACTCAAGAAAAACTTTGCCTTCCTATAATGTCTGGGACAGATAACAACTATATTGAAGCCATCAAAGTATAAAATATCACATTATGAAAACCAATAAAGAGTAGCCCTTTCTCGTGCCCCCATCTCGTTATTGCAAACAGAGTGGATGAAACCGTAAAATAGGTCTGAGAAAGGCTAaccaaaaaagaatagaaagcaaCCTCATTTTTTACTTTAAATTTTGCTGCCATTTTAGAATCAAGTAGCTGTGGCTAGCTTCAAGGTGAACATATGCATGCCTATGAATACCCGTCtatttttcaggaaagaaaaggaatgataCTGCTGGTTTAAGATTCTGTCCTACTAAATGTTGAGTGGCACATTTAGGTACTGACCGGGAACACTGATGCAAGAGTATGTTCCAGAAATTAGCTGGTGCACTAGACAGTTGGATAGGACTGCAACAGTAGTGCACCATTTTGGGGGCGGAAATCCTAGACATATAAGTGGCAAGCTGCTAAACCAATCAGAGGCTGCCTTGATAGATCCATATCCAGTGAGCATTGCACCAGGGTTAGGCCCACTGCTGCTAATCCAGTGCCTTTTGCTGTACACCTCAAGGCGGCATCTGATTgtctgtcatttgtatttcccagaAAAGCctcgttttttctttttcttttgaaaggaaATATGGCACACAGCCTCAGAAAAAGCCAAGCTGGG contains:
- the MTCL3 gene encoding microtubule cross-linking factor 3, whose product is MSQPPSGGSAATVSPRLLPEGSSSSSSRNKQPRAFSPGRPKESFVRQPLPAANTSRFAAAAAVPVSKASSARQQLLQQPPPGQRTSRVKGGGAEGDKLPLPATPARGTAQLGTVHAGDGAEAQPASFLVSVGGCPRPNPGPAVEAREAPPKDTELTTPRAGEQQLVPGGKVERVGSFVLSQLPSKSWNRGKTGKPLPKSAGEATSASSSSCGSGKGQALSVSNGNYWKEGCLQNELIQFHLRKGLAATQMQNKGNSQANGSVGTSPSSTSSSIVLPGTEGSNGLSGTPEGNLTQDSQQQELQEEMEKLEEENENLKNEIDELRTEMDEMRDSFFEEDACQLQEVRHELERANKNCRILQYRLRKAERKKLRYAQTGEIDGELLRSLEQDLKVAKDVSVRLHHELENVEEKRSTTEDENEKLRQKLIEAEIAKHALQNEFDKMKESMKRRGSKDLQKSEKRSQQMSAEEDNEDLKCQLQFIKEEAALMRKKLAKVDKEKDRFEHDLQKYRSFYGDLDSPLPKGEAGGPPTTREAELKLRLRLVEEEANILGRKIVELEVENRGLKAELDDLRGDDFSGAANPLMGDQNESLSELRQHLQLVEDETELLRRNLADADEQNKRVTAELNKYKYKTGTHDNSRHHDSPKTEMLQEELKAARMQINELSGKVMQLQYENRILMSNMQRYDLASHLGIRGSPRDSDAESEAGKKESDEDSRPPHRKREGPIGGESDSEEVRNIRCLTPTRSFYPTSVGWQKSFTDRQQTKDIRCEAERLGKTVDRLISDTSTIITEARIYVANGDLFRLLDGEDDGSRIREHELLYRINAQMKAFRKELQAFIDRLEVPKSSDDRSTDEPLSVSQMFQPIILLILILVLFSSLSYTTIFKLVFLFTLFFVL